Proteins encoded in a region of the Phoenix dactylifera cultivar Barhee BC4 chromosome 3, palm_55x_up_171113_PBpolish2nd_filt_p, whole genome shotgun sequence genome:
- the LOC103706267 gene encoding UDP-glycosyltransferase 87A2-like isoform X2 — protein MSPPNLDASGASTCCHVVAMPYPGRGHINPMMALCRPLAARGVAVTFVVTEEWLGLLQSSPAPPPGVRLRTIPNVIPSEKGRAADFNGFLEAVYTKMEDPVEQLLDRLEPPVTAIVADTYLPWAVALGNRRNIPVISLFTMSASFFSVLYHFDRLPVAGDRPLLVDESDEPLEQFFPCLASVRLADFRTVRSVLTLRQALEAFSWVRKAQCVLFTSFYEIEACVIDALRAELSCPVYPVGPSIPYMTLEEKPKERILLNGSGKDYFDWLDSQPKSSVLYVSLGSFLSVSSSQMDEIAMGLRSSETRFLWVARGDSSQVQEMSGVMGLVVPWCDQLKVLCHPSVGGFLTHCGWNSTLEGMFTGVPMLTFPISWDQPPNSRLIVDEWKVGLSLKEMVRKDEVVGREEIAKTIKRFMEDTVENREMRRRAAELREASHRAIQDGGSSWTNFNSFVRDLLDASITCSLSYQKEK, from the exons ATGTCTCCCCCGAATCTGGACGCAAGCGGAGCATCAACATGCTGCCACGTGGTGGCGATGCCGTACCCGGGGCGCGGCCACATCAACCCCATGATGGCCCTCTGCCGCCCCCTCGCCGCCCGCGGCGTCGCCGTCACCTTCGTCGTCACGGAGGAGTGGCTCGGCCTCCTCCAATCCTCCCCCGCGCCGCCGCCGGGCGTCCGGCTCCGCACCATCCCCAACGTCATCCCTTCCGAGAAGGGCCGCGCCGCCGACTTCAACGGCTTCCTCGAGGCCGTCTATACCAAGATGGAGGACCCCGTCGAGCAGCTCCTCGACCGGCTCGAGCCGCCGGTGACGGCCATCGTGGCCGACACCTACCTCCCATGGGCGGTGGCGTTGGGGAACCGGAGGAATATTCCGGTGATCTCGCTCTTCACCATGTCAGCGTCGTTCTTCTCCGTCCTCTACCACTTCGACCGCCTTCCTGTCGCCGGAGACCGGCCGCTGCTGGTGGACGAAAGCG ATGAGCCTTTGGAGCAGTTTTTTCCTTGTCTTGCTTCGGTGAGGTTGGCTGATTTCAGAACTGTCCGTTCCGTGCTGACACTGAGACAAGCATTGGAAGCCTTCTCTTGGGTAAGGAAAGCACAATGTGTTCTCTTCACTTCGTTCTATGAGATTGAGGCTTGTGTTATAGATGCATTACGAGCAGAGCTCTCTTGTCCTGTGTACCCAGTCGGCCCTTCCATTCCTTATATGACCCTTGAAGAGAAACCAAAGGAGCGCATACTGCTTAATGGCAGTGGCAAGGACTACTTCGACTGGTTAGACTCCCAACCAAAGAGCTCCGTACTATATGTCTCACTGGGCAGCTTCCTCTCAGTATCAAGCTCTCAGATGGATGAGATTGCAATGGGCTTGCGTTCTAGTGAGACCAGGTTCTTGTGGGTTGCTCGTGGGGACTCTTCTCAAGTGCAGGAAATGAGTGGTGTGATGGGCTTAGTGGTGCCTTGGTGTGACCAACTGAAGGTGTTGTGTCATCCTTCGGTTGGGGGCTTCTTGACTCACTGTGGCTGGAATTCAACTCTTGAAGGTATGTTCACGGGGGTGCCAATGCTTACATTTCCTATTAGTTGGGATCAACCACCTAATAGCAGGCTTATAGTGGATGAATGGAAGGTAGGTCTGAGTCTGAAGGAAATGGTGAGGAAAGACGAAGTAGTTGGGAGAGAGGAGATTGCTAAAACTATTAAGAGGTTTATGGAAGATACAGTTGAAAACAGGGAGATGAGGAGAAGAGCTGCAGAACTGAGAGAGGCTTCTCATAGAGCAATTCAAGACGGTGGATCATCATGGACTAATTTCAATTCTTTTGTCAGAGATCTGTTAGATGCCAGTATAACTTGTAGTTTGtcttatcaaaaagaaaaataa
- the LOC103706267 gene encoding UDP-glycosyltransferase 87A1-like isoform X1, with protein MSPPNLDASGASTCCHVVAMPYPGRGHINPMMALCRPLAARGVAVTFVVTEEWLGLLQSSPAPPPGVRLRTIPNVIPSEKGRAADFNGFLEAVYTKMEDPVEQLLDRLEPPVTAIVADTYLPWAVALGNRRNIPVISLFTMSASFFSVLYHFDRLPVAGDRPLLVDESDADEPLEQFFPCLASVRLADFRTVRSVLTLRQALEAFSWVRKAQCVLFTSFYEIEACVIDALRAELSCPVYPVGPSIPYMTLEEKPKERILLNGSGKDYFDWLDSQPKSSVLYVSLGSFLSVSSSQMDEIAMGLRSSETRFLWVARGDSSQVQEMSGVMGLVVPWCDQLKVLCHPSVGGFLTHCGWNSTLEGMFTGVPMLTFPISWDQPPNSRLIVDEWKVGLSLKEMVRKDEVVGREEIAKTIKRFMEDTVENREMRRRAAELREASHRAIQDGGSSWTNFNSFVRDLLDASITCSLSYQKEK; from the exons ATGTCTCCCCCGAATCTGGACGCAAGCGGAGCATCAACATGCTGCCACGTGGTGGCGATGCCGTACCCGGGGCGCGGCCACATCAACCCCATGATGGCCCTCTGCCGCCCCCTCGCCGCCCGCGGCGTCGCCGTCACCTTCGTCGTCACGGAGGAGTGGCTCGGCCTCCTCCAATCCTCCCCCGCGCCGCCGCCGGGCGTCCGGCTCCGCACCATCCCCAACGTCATCCCTTCCGAGAAGGGCCGCGCCGCCGACTTCAACGGCTTCCTCGAGGCCGTCTATACCAAGATGGAGGACCCCGTCGAGCAGCTCCTCGACCGGCTCGAGCCGCCGGTGACGGCCATCGTGGCCGACACCTACCTCCCATGGGCGGTGGCGTTGGGGAACCGGAGGAATATTCCGGTGATCTCGCTCTTCACCATGTCAGCGTCGTTCTTCTCCGTCCTCTACCACTTCGACCGCCTTCCTGTCGCCGGAGACCGGCCGCTGCTGGTGGACGAAAGCG ATGCAGATGAGCCTTTGGAGCAGTTTTTTCCTTGTCTTGCTTCGGTGAGGTTGGCTGATTTCAGAACTGTCCGTTCCGTGCTGACACTGAGACAAGCATTGGAAGCCTTCTCTTGGGTAAGGAAAGCACAATGTGTTCTCTTCACTTCGTTCTATGAGATTGAGGCTTGTGTTATAGATGCATTACGAGCAGAGCTCTCTTGTCCTGTGTACCCAGTCGGCCCTTCCATTCCTTATATGACCCTTGAAGAGAAACCAAAGGAGCGCATACTGCTTAATGGCAGTGGCAAGGACTACTTCGACTGGTTAGACTCCCAACCAAAGAGCTCCGTACTATATGTCTCACTGGGCAGCTTCCTCTCAGTATCAAGCTCTCAGATGGATGAGATTGCAATGGGCTTGCGTTCTAGTGAGACCAGGTTCTTGTGGGTTGCTCGTGGGGACTCTTCTCAAGTGCAGGAAATGAGTGGTGTGATGGGCTTAGTGGTGCCTTGGTGTGACCAACTGAAGGTGTTGTGTCATCCTTCGGTTGGGGGCTTCTTGACTCACTGTGGCTGGAATTCAACTCTTGAAGGTATGTTCACGGGGGTGCCAATGCTTACATTTCCTATTAGTTGGGATCAACCACCTAATAGCAGGCTTATAGTGGATGAATGGAAGGTAGGTCTGAGTCTGAAGGAAATGGTGAGGAAAGACGAAGTAGTTGGGAGAGAGGAGATTGCTAAAACTATTAAGAGGTTTATGGAAGATACAGTTGAAAACAGGGAGATGAGGAGAAGAGCTGCAGAACTGAGAGAGGCTTCTCATAGAGCAATTCAAGACGGTGGATCATCATGGACTAATTTCAATTCTTTTGTCAGAGATCTGTTAGATGCCAGTATAACTTGTAGTTTGtcttatcaaaaagaaaaataa